In a genomic window of Azospirillum lipoferum 4B:
- a CDS encoding glycosyltransferase family 4 protein, whose protein sequence is MSAPPATRIAFYAPLKPVDHPIPSGDRQMARLILRALEATGPVEVASSLRVYDGSGDAAVQAHLQAAAGAERERLLSLYAAEPARRPSLWLSYHVYYKAPDLIGPVIASTLGIPYVVVEATRARKRLTGPWSAFAAAAETAIEAADLVLCVSARDRQAVEAYGPPGQRVAMLPPFLDLPPSVERTGPASPPRLLTVAMMRPGDKLASYRLLAESLDLLAARPWTLDIVGDGPAAAEVSALFAPFGPRVRLLGACAPTDLAAHYRAADLLVWPGLNEAFGMVYLEAQAHGLPVAAIDNAGTGTVIRDGVGGRLTGPTPHDFTAALAGLLADPSALRSLGQSARAYVETHHGLPAAAERLRHLLTGLTGRVPA, encoded by the coding sequence GTGAGCGCCCCACCGGCAACCCGCATCGCCTTCTACGCCCCGCTGAAGCCGGTCGACCACCCCATCCCCTCCGGCGACCGCCAGATGGCGCGGCTGATCCTGCGCGCGCTGGAGGCGACCGGCCCGGTCGAGGTGGCGAGCAGCCTGCGCGTCTATGACGGCTCCGGCGACGCCGCGGTCCAGGCGCATCTCCAGGCCGCCGCCGGCGCCGAGCGCGAGCGCCTGCTGTCCCTCTACGCCGCCGAGCCTGCACGGCGCCCGTCGCTGTGGCTGAGCTACCATGTCTATTACAAGGCCCCCGACCTGATCGGCCCCGTCATCGCAAGCACGCTCGGCATCCCCTATGTCGTGGTGGAGGCGACCCGCGCCCGCAAGCGCCTGACCGGCCCCTGGTCCGCCTTCGCCGCCGCCGCCGAGACGGCCATCGAAGCGGCCGACCTCGTGCTCTGTGTCAGCGCCCGCGACCGGCAGGCGGTGGAGGCCTATGGCCCGCCCGGCCAGCGCGTGGCGATGCTGCCCCCCTTCCTCGACCTGCCGCCTTCCGTCGAACGCACCGGCCCGGCCTCTCCGCCCCGCCTGCTGACCGTCGCCATGATGCGGCCGGGCGACAAGCTGGCCTCCTACCGCCTGCTGGCCGAGTCCCTCGACCTCCTTGCCGCCCGGCCCTGGACACTCGACATCGTCGGCGACGGCCCGGCGGCGGCGGAGGTGTCGGCCCTGTTCGCCCCCTTCGGCCCGCGGGTGCGGCTCCTCGGCGCCTGCGCCCCCACGGACCTCGCCGCCCATTACCGCGCCGCCGACCTGCTGGTCTGGCCCGGCCTGAACGAGGCCTTCGGCATGGTCTATCTGGAGGCGCAGGCCCATGGGCTCCCGGTGGCCGCCATCGACAATGCCGGCACCGGCACCGTCATCCGCGACGGCGTCGGCGGACGGCTGACTGGCCCGACGCCACATGACTTCACCGCGGCACTGGCTGGTCTGCTCGCCGACCCGTCGGCCCTGCGGTCGCTCGGCCAAAGCGCCCGCGCTTACGTCGAGACGCATCACGGCCTGCCCGCCGCGGCGGAGCGCCTGCGCCACCTGCTGACCGGTCTGACGGGACGGGTGCCGGCATGA
- a CDS encoding histidine phosphatase family protein, with product MIRLAFLRHGVTGWNREGRIQGRTDIPLDAEGRERLSRLTLPEDWRDATLHASPLSRAVETARLLGNGRPVHTDPRLIEMDWGAWEGLRGHDLRADPASGYRDIEDWGWDFRPPGGESPADLRDRLTAWLDTLSTQQESPLLTQHQSPLPPGERVRVRGSRGGPPPRIHALHPPHPDPLPAFGGPKVRLSRQRKRSLRVSGGERGMHLIVTHIGVMRVALALAWGWDFRGPPPVPVKRDRLYAMTLAADGTLRPTGNREGERLS from the coding sequence ATGATTCGCCTCGCCTTCCTGCGCCATGGCGTCACCGGCTGGAACCGTGAGGGGCGCATCCAGGGCCGCACCGACATCCCGCTCGACGCGGAAGGCCGCGAGCGCCTGTCCCGCCTGACGCTGCCGGAGGACTGGCGCGACGCCACCCTGCACGCCAGCCCGCTGTCCCGCGCCGTGGAGACCGCCCGCCTGCTGGGCAACGGCCGCCCCGTCCACACCGACCCTCGCCTGATCGAGATGGACTGGGGCGCCTGGGAGGGGCTGCGCGGCCACGACCTGCGCGCCGATCCCGCCAGCGGCTACCGCGACATCGAAGACTGGGGCTGGGACTTCCGCCCCCCCGGCGGCGAAAGCCCCGCCGACCTCCGCGACCGCCTGACCGCCTGGCTGGACACCCTCTCAACCCAGCAAGAATCCCCTCTCCTAACGCAGCATCAATCCCCTCTCCCCCCCGGGGAGAGGGTTAGGGTGAGGGGGTCGCGCGGCGGCCCTCCACCGAGAATCCACGCACTGCATCCCCCTCACCCCGACCCTCTCCCCGCTTTCGGCGGACCAAAGGTCCGCCTGTCGCGTCAGCGCAAACGAAGTTTGCGCGTGAGCGGGGGGGAGAGGGGGATGCACCTCATCGTCACCCATATCGGCGTGATGCGCGTCGCCCTGGCGCTCGCCTGGGGCTGGGACTTCCGCGGCCCGCCGCCGGTGCCGGTGAAGCGCGACCGCCTCTATGCCATGACACTCGCCGCCGACGGCACCCTCCGCCCCACCGGCAACCGCGAGGGGGAGCGCCTGTCGTGA
- a CDS encoding glycosyltransferase family protein: protein MKLLIAVTHLLGTGHLSRALALAEAFSARGWSVDVVSGGRPASHLGSGGATLHQLPPLASDGADFATLLTADGRPADAETFAARRAMLTGLLDALRPDVLVTELFPFGRRALAAEFDALLERARGLPAPPLTLASVRDILAPPSKPARVAETERRLLGFYDGVLVHSDPAVVPLEDSWPLTPAMHPLLRYTGFVVPPPAAADGGTDGQGEILVTAGGGPVGRPVFEAAALCAASAALPQRWRLLVAKGDAALADRLRAMAPPDHLLVEPVRPDFRALLGRAAASVGRCGYNTALDCLTAGVPSVFCPFEDGKEVEQTIRAAILARRPGIAMLREADLTPDSLAGALQSVLGMRTPPLDPASLAGAARSVEIVETMLAEKRP, encoded by the coding sequence GTGAAGCTCCTGATCGCCGTCACCCACCTTCTCGGCACCGGCCATCTCAGCCGTGCGCTCGCCCTGGCCGAGGCGTTCTCCGCCCGTGGCTGGAGCGTCGATGTCGTCAGCGGCGGGCGCCCGGCCTCCCATCTCGGCAGCGGCGGCGCCACCCTGCACCAGTTGCCGCCGCTGGCGAGCGACGGCGCCGATTTCGCCACCCTGCTGACCGCCGACGGGCGCCCCGCCGATGCCGAAACCTTCGCCGCTCGGCGCGCGATGCTGACCGGCCTGCTCGACGCCCTGCGCCCCGACGTGCTGGTCACCGAACTCTTCCCCTTCGGCCGCCGCGCACTCGCTGCTGAGTTCGACGCCCTGCTGGAGCGTGCCCGCGGCCTGCCGGCCCCGCCGCTGACCCTTGCCTCCGTCCGCGACATCCTGGCCCCGCCCTCCAAGCCGGCGCGGGTGGCGGAGACGGAACGCCGGCTGCTCGGCTTCTATGACGGGGTGCTGGTCCATTCCGACCCCGCCGTGGTGCCGCTGGAGGATAGCTGGCCGCTGACCCCGGCGATGCATCCGCTGCTGCGCTACACCGGCTTCGTCGTCCCGCCGCCGGCCGCTGCCGATGGCGGAACGGACGGGCAGGGCGAGATCCTGGTAACGGCCGGCGGCGGCCCGGTCGGGCGTCCCGTCTTCGAGGCCGCCGCCCTTTGCGCCGCCTCCGCCGCCCTGCCACAGCGCTGGCGCCTGCTGGTGGCGAAGGGCGACGCGGCGCTGGCCGACCGGCTGCGCGCCATGGCCCCGCCCGACCACCTGCTGGTGGAGCCGGTGCGCCCCGACTTCCGCGCCCTGCTGGGCCGCGCCGCCGCCAGCGTCGGCCGCTGCGGCTACAACACCGCGCTGGACTGCCTGACGGCCGGCGTCCCCAGCGTTTTCTGCCCGTTCGAGGACGGCAAGGAGGTCGAGCAGACCATCCGCGCCGCCATCCTGGCCCGCCGCCCCGGCATCGCCATGCTGCGCGAAGCGGATCTCACCCCCGACAGCCTTGCCGGCGCCCTGCAGTCCGTCCTGGGCATGCGCACCCCGCCGCTCGACCCGGCATCGCTGGCCGGGGCGGCGCGCAGCGTCGAGATCGTCGAGACCATGCTGGCGGAGAAAAGACCATGA
- a CDS encoding polysaccharide deacetylase family protein translates to MSDWTAVNEELARWTDLGLRCAIWLRDDDAVAASPQLDRLLNRCTQAGIPLGLAVIPAEAERSLADALADQPHATVLVHGWSHADHAAPGKKKCEFGPERPPDIRQAEAERGLSVLRALFGNRVLPLFVPPWNRMAADMPDRLAAAGYRAVSAFGAPPRERGGIAWINTHLDLIDWRGSRSAVSLDALLDTLCRELRERREGRGDPHEPIGLLTHHRVHDEAIWALLDRLLDRLAGHPALEWPAVGSLG, encoded by the coding sequence ATGAGCGACTGGACCGCCGTAAACGAAGAACTCGCCCGTTGGACGGATCTCGGCCTCCGCTGCGCCATCTGGCTGCGCGACGACGACGCGGTCGCCGCCAGCCCGCAGCTCGACCGATTGCTGAACCGCTGCACCCAGGCCGGCATCCCCCTCGGCCTCGCCGTCATCCCGGCGGAGGCCGAGCGCTCGCTCGCCGACGCGCTGGCGGACCAGCCGCATGCGACCGTGCTGGTCCATGGCTGGTCCCACGCCGACCATGCCGCCCCCGGCAAGAAGAAGTGCGAGTTCGGCCCCGAACGTCCGCCCGACATCCGCCAGGCCGAGGCCGAACGCGGCCTGTCCGTCCTGCGCGCCCTGTTCGGGAACCGCGTTCTGCCGCTGTTCGTCCCGCCCTGGAACCGCATGGCCGCCGACATGCCCGACCGGCTGGCCGCCGCCGGCTACCGCGCCGTCTCCGCCTTCGGCGCGCCGCCGCGGGAGCGGGGCGGCATCGCCTGGATCAACACCCACCTCGACCTGATCGACTGGCGCGGCAGCCGCTCCGCCGTATCGCTCGACGCCCTGCTCGACACACTGTGCCGTGAGTTGCGCGAACGGCGGGAGGGCCGTGGCGACCCGCATGAGCCCATCGGCCTGCTGACCCATCACCGGGTCCATGACGAGGCGATCTGGGCATTGCTCGACCGCCTGCTCGACCGGCTGGCGGGGCATCCGGCGCTGGAGTGGCCGGCTGTCGGCAGCTTGGGGTGA
- a CDS encoding Abi family protein, with amino-acid sequence MNSYEELEKALSLERFSRYLDWAGGDRERAIELYTLNTALSEALYTPLQMLEVALRNRIHAVMSGAFHENWFRDESVLLGQWQPEQLAKAIKDIEQSKKEPTAGRIVAALTFSFWTAMFGKDYETLWQQTLHKVGRRMDGKGLRRKDFSGPLAQIRSLRNRIAHHEPIVMWDLRKRHASILEITGWLSPPALEWCRAHSRFESVHPIEIITLG; translated from the coding sequence ATGAATTCCTACGAGGAGTTGGAGAAGGCTCTCTCCCTGGAACGGTTCAGCCGCTACCTTGATTGGGCGGGCGGCGACCGCGAACGCGCGATCGAGCTTTACACCCTCAACACCGCATTGTCGGAAGCCCTTTATACGCCCCTGCAGATGCTTGAAGTTGCCCTTCGGAACCGGATTCACGCTGTGATGAGCGGCGCCTTCCACGAGAATTGGTTCCGGGATGAAAGCGTCTTGCTGGGTCAGTGGCAGCCGGAGCAACTCGCCAAAGCCATCAAAGACATCGAGCAGAGCAAGAAGGAACCGACAGCCGGTCGGATCGTAGCCGCTTTGACCTTCAGCTTCTGGACGGCGATGTTCGGCAAGGACTACGAAACGCTGTGGCAGCAGACCCTGCACAAGGTTGGCCGCCGCATGGACGGAAAAGGCCTGCGTCGCAAGGATTTTTCAGGTCCACTCGCGCAAATCCGCAGCCTGCGGAACAGAATCGCGCATCACGAACCGATAGTGATGTGGGACCTGCGGAAGCGGCATGCCAGCATCTTGGAAATAACTGGATGGTTGTCACCGCCTGCGCTGGAATGGTGTCGAGCGCATAGCCGCTTCGAGAGCGTGCATCCAATCGAAATCATTACTTTGGGTTAG
- a CDS encoding helix-turn-helix domain-containing protein, producing MSESDLKESVAAVSTGSARNLSSTEKIWVKAVYSHGYAGIPSMLIQAQRRLGINPMQMNIIIQILDYWREPSRKPFPTKRELAQRMDVTEKTIQNNIRKLERAGLLLREQRKTAAGDWNSNIYHLDGLVARVQALEPEFAAEKKLRRERKAALQTPKGLRM from the coding sequence ATGAGTGAAAGCGATTTGAAAGAGAGCGTGGCTGCCGTTTCGACTGGTTCAGCAAGAAATCTGTCGTCTACTGAGAAGATATGGGTCAAGGCCGTTTATAGCCATGGCTATGCCGGAATTCCTTCTATGTTGATCCAGGCTCAGCGCCGGTTAGGTATTAACCCAATGCAGATGAATATCATTATTCAAATTTTGGATTATTGGCGCGAGCCATCGCGCAAGCCATTCCCGACCAAGCGGGAGTTGGCTCAGCGTATGGACGTAACGGAGAAAACGATCCAGAACAACATCAGGAAACTTGAACGGGCGGGCCTACTTCTGCGCGAACAGCGCAAGACAGCCGCCGGCGACTGGAACAGCAACATCTACCATCTGGATGGGCTGGTTGCGAGAGTGCAGGCTTTGGAGCCGGAGTTCGCTGCTGAAAAGAAACTGCGCAGAGAGCGCAAAGCGGCACTGCAAACGCCCAAGGGGCTTAGAATGTGA
- a CDS encoding cellulase family glycosylhydrolase yields the protein MSTTTAPSKIVVNAYGQSADGVAPNFKLLVDGQEVGTANAATASSKAYSFTANLAANMAHKIQVVYDNDTATGANRDLYVQSIEVNGHTLQPTDAIYERHDDAAPAPTQAGQEAMWWDGALTFSTPASYYAGAQTAAPAAPAAPITAPAAGTAQNVIAVTAAGNAAGGEGAHFTVLVDGKEIGKGIADSAEAKEFKFTADLAQGAAHSVEVKYDNDAMVDGADRNLYVHSVSVDGKAVAATDDAVSVLREADGADLGATTDLYWNATLTAKLDASHFNASTGDAGGDTGSSDGGSAGGPTGGSTGSGSTPSVKVGNVTVADPGMVQSQSSGSINGFLSTRGNQIVDESGNTVRLTGVNWFGGEGYNYVPAGLWADSYQGHIDSMKGLGFNVIRLTWADDMFDSEAVTNGIDYSKNPDLKGLTRLEVYDKVIDYAGKVGMKVILDHHRNDGGAGTNEHGLWYTDNNPESKVIENWKMLAKHYAGNEAVIGADLHNEPSVSATWGGNAATDWASAAERIGNAIQSVNKDWLMLVEGTEWSSTLAGVKDRPIEFDVPNKLVYSPHAYGHSVGNFSWLNDPAYPNNLPAQYDSMWGYIYKNNIAPVLIGEFGGQMNSAAEQTWANAFVKYMNGDWDLDGKSDLPAGQQGMNWTYWAWTPESGDVGGLLKDDYKTIDPNKMNIIKAGLASGTGSSGTVAGSDEAVFTVQLAKAVTTATTIDYATEDGTAKAGSDYTAASGSLTFQPGETTKTVTVHINGDNSGNEGTENFLLNLTHGNTSIGAATGYITEHAA from the coding sequence ATGAGCACGACCACCGCGCCGAGCAAGATCGTCGTCAACGCCTACGGCCAGTCCGCGGACGGCGTCGCGCCGAATTTCAAGCTGCTGGTGGATGGTCAGGAGGTCGGGACGGCCAATGCGGCGACCGCCTCGTCGAAGGCCTACAGCTTCACCGCCAACCTTGCGGCCAACATGGCGCACAAGATCCAGGTCGTTTACGACAACGACACCGCGACCGGCGCCAACCGCGACCTCTACGTCCAGTCTATCGAGGTGAACGGCCACACGCTGCAGCCGACCGACGCCATCTATGAACGCCATGACGATGCCGCCCCGGCGCCGACCCAGGCCGGCCAGGAGGCCATGTGGTGGGACGGCGCGCTGACCTTCAGCACCCCCGCCAGCTATTACGCCGGTGCCCAGACCGCCGCCCCGGCCGCCCCCGCGGCTCCGATCACCGCCCCGGCCGCCGGCACCGCGCAGAACGTCATCGCCGTGACTGCCGCCGGCAACGCCGCCGGCGGCGAGGGCGCCCATTTCACCGTGCTGGTGGACGGCAAGGAGATCGGCAAGGGCATCGCCGACAGCGCCGAAGCCAAGGAATTCAAGTTCACCGCCGATCTGGCCCAGGGCGCGGCCCATTCGGTCGAGGTGAAATACGACAACGACGCCATGGTCGACGGTGCCGACCGCAACCTGTACGTCCACAGCGTCAGCGTCGACGGCAAGGCCGTCGCGGCGACCGACGATGCGGTGTCGGTCCTGCGCGAGGCCGACGGTGCCGATCTGGGCGCCACCACCGACCTCTATTGGAACGCCACGCTGACCGCGAAGCTGGATGCCAGCCACTTCAACGCCTCCACCGGCGACGCCGGCGGCGATACCGGCAGCAGCGACGGCGGCAGCGCAGGCGGCCCCACGGGGGGCTCCACCGGCAGCGGCAGCACGCCGTCGGTCAAGGTCGGCAACGTCACCGTCGCCGATCCGGGCATGGTGCAGAGCCAGAGCAGCGGGTCGATCAACGGCTTCCTGAGCACCAGGGGCAACCAGATCGTCGACGAAAGCGGCAACACCGTCCGGCTGACCGGCGTCAACTGGTTCGGCGGCGAGGGCTACAACTATGTGCCGGCCGGCCTGTGGGCCGACAGCTATCAGGGCCACATCGACAGCATGAAGGGCCTGGGCTTCAACGTCATCCGCCTGACCTGGGCCGACGACATGTTCGACAGCGAGGCGGTCACCAACGGCATCGACTATTCGAAGAACCCGGACCTGAAGGGCCTGACCCGGCTGGAGGTCTATGACAAGGTCATCGATTATGCCGGCAAGGTCGGCATGAAGGTGATCCTCGACCACCACCGCAACGACGGCGGCGCCGGCACCAACGAACACGGGCTGTGGTACACCGACAACAACCCGGAATCGAAGGTCATCGAAAACTGGAAGATGCTGGCCAAGCATTATGCCGGCAACGAGGCGGTGATCGGCGCCGACCTGCACAACGAGCCGAGCGTGTCCGCCACCTGGGGCGGCAACGCCGCCACCGACTGGGCCTCGGCCGCCGAGCGCATCGGCAACGCCATCCAGTCCGTCAACAAGGACTGGCTGATGCTGGTCGAAGGCACGGAGTGGAGCAGCACGCTGGCCGGCGTGAAGGATCGTCCCATCGAGTTCGACGTGCCGAACAAGCTGGTCTATTCCCCGCACGCCTACGGCCACAGCGTCGGCAACTTCAGCTGGCTGAACGACCCGGCCTATCCGAACAACCTGCCGGCCCAGTACGACAGCATGTGGGGCTATATCTATAAGAACAACATCGCGCCGGTGCTGATCGGCGAGTTCGGCGGCCAGATGAACAGCGCCGCCGAGCAGACCTGGGCCAACGCCTTCGTCAAGTACATGAACGGCGACTGGGATCTGGACGGCAAGAGCGACCTGCCGGCCGGCCAGCAGGGCATGAACTGGACCTATTGGGCCTGGACGCCGGAATCGGGCGATGTCGGCGGCCTGCTGAAGGACGACTACAAGACCATCGACCCGAACAAGATGAACATCATCAAGGCGGGTCTGGCGTCCGGCACCGGCAGCTCCGGCACCGTGGCGGGCAGCGACGAGGCGGTCTTCACCGTGCAGCTGGCCAAGGCGGTCACCACCGCCACCACCATCGACTATGCGACCGAGGACGGCACCGCCAAGGCCGGGTCCGACTACACCGCCGCCAGCGGCAGCCTGACCTTCCAGCCGGGCGAGACCACCAAGACCGTCACCGTCCACATCAACGGCGACAATTCGGGCAATGAAGGAACGGAGAACTTCCTGCTGAACCTGACCCACGGCAACACCAGCATCGGTGCCGCCACGGGTTACATCACCGAGCACGCGGCGTAA
- a CDS encoding amino acid ABC transporter ATP-binding protein gives MSPVKTPATGRPLVKLSGIRKSFGPVEVLKGVDMAVEEGQVVAMIGRSGSGKSTLLRSINGLERIDGGVIEVDGECVDPGQIDLRALRQKVGMVFQQFNLFPHLTAGENVMLALKVVKKQDKATTRAAAEAALAKVGLGQKFDAYPSQLSGGQQQRVAIARSLAMAPKVLLCDEITSALDPELVAEVLGVVRKLAEEGMTLILVTHEMRFAREVCDRLVFMHGGRIIEQGPPAELFDRPSTPELAQFIGMVEAR, from the coding sequence ATGTCGCCCGTTAAGACCCCCGCCACCGGTCGGCCTCTGGTGAAGCTGTCCGGCATCCGCAAATCCTTCGGCCCGGTGGAGGTGCTGAAGGGCGTCGACATGGCGGTCGAGGAGGGGCAGGTCGTCGCCATGATCGGCCGCAGCGGATCGGGCAAAAGCACGCTGCTGCGCAGCATCAACGGGCTGGAGCGCATCGACGGCGGCGTCATCGAGGTGGACGGCGAATGCGTCGATCCCGGCCAGATCGACCTGCGGGCGCTGCGCCAGAAGGTCGGCATGGTGTTCCAGCAGTTCAACCTGTTCCCCCACCTGACCGCCGGCGAGAATGTCATGCTGGCGCTGAAGGTGGTGAAGAAGCAGGACAAGGCCACCACCCGCGCCGCGGCGGAAGCCGCGCTGGCCAAGGTCGGGCTGGGCCAGAAGTTCGACGCCTACCCGTCGCAGCTGTCGGGCGGCCAGCAGCAGCGCGTCGCCATCGCGCGGTCGCTGGCGATGGCGCCCAAGGTTCTGCTGTGCGACGAGATCACCTCCGCGCTCGACCCCGAACTGGTTGCCGAGGTGCTGGGGGTGGTGCGCAAGCTGGCGGAAGAGGGCATGACGCTGATCCTGGTGACGCACGAGATGCGCTTCGCCCGCGAGGTCTGCGACCGGCTGGTCTTCATGCATGGCGGCCGCATCATCGAGCAGGGGCCGCCGGCCGAGCTGTTCGACCGGCCGTCCACGCCCGAACTGGCGCAGTTCATCGGCATGGTCGAGGCGCGCTGA
- a CDS encoding amino acid ABC transporter permease: MLNFTLWDILSNLLLAARWTVLLSLIAFVSGGVAGLLLLVARVSPVPPLRIAAKLFIEIFQGTPLLMQLFIVFFALPLIGIETTAWTAAAVGLTLFTAAYLAEIWRGCVEAVPKGQWEASASLALTFGEQMRHVILPQALRIAVPPTVGFSVQVVKGTAVTSIIGFVEVTKAGTMITNATFQPFLVYGLVGLIYFALCYPLSLSAKALERKLNVAR, from the coding sequence GTGCTTAATTTCACCCTGTGGGACATCCTGTCCAACCTGCTGCTGGCGGCGCGCTGGACGGTGCTGCTGTCGCTGATCGCCTTCGTTTCCGGCGGGGTGGCCGGGCTGCTGCTGCTGGTCGCCCGCGTGTCGCCGGTGCCGCCGCTGCGCATCGCGGCAAAGCTGTTCATCGAGATCTTCCAGGGCACGCCGCTGCTGATGCAGCTGTTCATCGTCTTCTTCGCATTGCCGCTGATCGGCATCGAGACGACGGCCTGGACCGCCGCCGCCGTCGGGCTGACGCTGTTCACCGCCGCCTATCTCGCCGAGATCTGGCGCGGCTGCGTCGAGGCGGTGCCGAAGGGCCAGTGGGAGGCATCCGCCAGTCTGGCGCTGACCTTCGGGGAGCAGATGCGCCACGTCATCCTGCCCCAGGCCCTGCGCATCGCCGTGCCGCCGACCGTCGGATTCTCGGTGCAGGTGGTGAAGGGCACGGCGGTGACCTCCATCATCGGCTTCGTCGAGGTGACGAAGGCCGGCACCATGATCACCAACGCCACCTTCCAGCCCTTCCTGGTCTATGGGCTGGTCGGCCTGATCTATTTCGCCCTGTGCTACCCGCTGTCTCTGTCGGCCAAGGCGCTGGAAAGGAAGCTGAATGTCGCCCGTTAA
- a CDS encoding amino acid ABC transporter permease: protein MAYSFDFSSLLDYTPVLVDGVVTTIGLTAVSTVLGVALGVGGAAARTSTVKPLAILVGAYVELIRNTPFLVQLFFIFFGLPSLGIRLAEWQAAVLAMVINLGAYSTEIIRAGIEATPKGQIEAGASLGMTGPQIFRYVVLGPAMAKIWPALTSQVVIVMLGSSVCSQIAAEELSFAANFIQSRNFRPFEVYFLATALYLALAVGLRWVFGLMGRRMFAKGVSRA from the coding sequence ATGGCCTACAGTTTCGATTTCTCGTCCCTGTTGGACTACACGCCCGTGCTGGTGGACGGGGTGGTGACCACCATCGGGCTGACTGCGGTCAGCACGGTGCTGGGGGTGGCGCTCGGCGTCGGCGGGGCGGCGGCGCGGACCTCGACGGTCAAGCCGCTGGCGATCCTCGTCGGCGCCTATGTCGAGCTGATCCGCAACACCCCCTTCCTGGTCCAGCTGTTCTTCATCTTCTTCGGGCTGCCGTCGCTGGGCATCCGGCTGGCGGAATGGCAGGCGGCGGTGCTGGCGATGGTCATCAATCTCGGCGCCTATTCGACCGAGATCATCCGCGCCGGCATCGAGGCGACGCCGAAGGGCCAGATCGAGGCCGGCGCCAGCCTGGGCATGACCGGGCCGCAGATCTTCCGCTATGTCGTGCTTGGGCCGGCGATGGCGAAGATCTGGCCGGCGCTGACCAGCCAGGTGGTGATCGTCATGCTGGGCTCGTCGGTCTGCTCGCAGATCGCGGCGGAGGAGCTGAGCTTCGCCGCCAACTTCATCCAGTCCCGCAATTTCCGGCCCTTCGAGGTCTATTTCCTGGCGACCGCGCTGTATCTGGCGCTGGCGGTGGGGCTGCGCTGGGTCTTCGGCCTGATGGGCCGGCGGATGTTCGCCAAGGGGGTGTCGCGTGCTTAA
- a CDS encoding transporter substrate-binding domain-containing protein gives MRFAKILGALGLATAVLAGGLAPTHAKADALERIAKEKVLRVAVPQDFPPFGSVGTDLKPVGYDIDTATLIAKEMGAKVELVPVTSTNRIPYLTTGKVDLVISSLGKNAEREKVIDFSAAYAPFYNGVFGPDDIKAEKPEDLEGKTVGVTRGSVEDIELSKIVSDKVTVRRYEDNNGTISAFLSGQVQLVATGNVVAAAIFERNPPRQPILKFLVKNSPCFVGLNKNEGPLLEKVNAIIAKAKDDGSLNDIAKKWLHAPLPKDL, from the coding sequence ATGCGGTTCGCAAAGATTCTGGGTGCTCTCGGCCTTGCCACGGCGGTTCTCGCCGGCGGTCTCGCTCCGACCCATGCAAAAGCCGACGCGCTGGAGCGCATCGCCAAGGAAAAGGTGCTGCGCGTCGCCGTTCCGCAGGACTTCCCGCCCTTCGGTTCGGTCGGCACCGACCTGAAGCCGGTCGGCTACGACATCGACACCGCCACCCTGATCGCCAAGGAAATGGGCGCCAAGGTGGAGCTGGTGCCGGTGACCAGCACCAACCGCATCCCCTACCTGACCACCGGCAAGGTCGATCTGGTGATCTCCAGCCTGGGCAAGAATGCAGAGCGCGAGAAGGTCATCGACTTCTCCGCCGCCTACGCCCCCTTCTACAACGGCGTCTTCGGCCCCGACGACATCAAGGCCGAGAAGCCGGAAGACCTGGAAGGCAAGACCGTCGGCGTCACCCGCGGCTCGGTCGAGGACATCGAGCTGTCGAAGATCGTGTCGGACAAGGTCACCGTCCGCCGCTATGAGGACAACAACGGCACCATCTCCGCCTTCCTGTCGGGTCAGGTGCAGCTGGTCGCCACCGGCAACGTGGTGGCCGCCGCCATCTTCGAGCGCAACCCGCCGCGCCAGCCGATCCTGAAGTTCCTGGTCAAGAACTCCCCCTGCTTCGTCGGGCTGAACAAGAACGAGGGCCCGCTGCTGGAAAAGGTCAACGCCATCATCGCCAAGGCGAAGGACGACGGGTCGCTGAACGACATCGCCAAGAAGTGGCTGCACGCGCCGCTGCCGAAGGATCTGTGA